The DNA window AGGTGAGGCCTTCATGCAAAGGCAGCTGGGAGAATTTTAAAAAGCCCACCCGGCTCTAGGTCTGGAACCTCCACCGACAGCTTGAGCGGGGAGATGTTGTCAGCCGCCACCAGCCAAGTGGCACCGCGGTTCTGCTGTCGGTACTCCACGCGGAACGCCGTGATGGGTGAGCCCCCATTGGCCCTGGGGATCCACGTCACGTAGACGGAACTCTCCGTCGCCATGGAGATGGTGGGCCGATCCGGGGCCTCGGGGACTGGAGACGAGAACAGGAACAAAGGGGACTCAGATACTGTCTCAGAGGGCCAGACAGTCCATCACTGATGGGCATTTTTTTAAACGACTTGGCACAACAGGATGTCTGAAGTGAACGACTTATGAGTGACTGTGATGGAGTAAGAGCCCTCAGAACTACTGCACTCAACCAGAAACTTCCATTAGGCTGCAACGACTGAAAGCCCCACCTGCTGCAGTGGACGTGATCCATCCATCACGGGGGGGCGGCTTTTATCTACGGGGCTCACTCTAGAATAATACGGGAGACCCTGACAGAAGATGCATTTCACCGGGATGTGAACGATCGCGTGTGAGCAAAGTTCTGTGCAAGATGGGTAAACAAAGACGTCATATGCTGCACCCGCAAGCCACGGGAAAAGAGTCCTACTTACCGCATGGGCTGCGAGCCACAGAAGATGAGGCAGGGGAGAGTGACAGGAGAGAGCTGGGGTTAGTTAGACAGCAGGGGAAGCAGGCAGACCCCAAGGAGCATGCAAACGTGCgtgaacgcacacacacacatgcacacacacgcgcacatttgtaattatatctttgtggggactctcctttCACTTCTATGgtcaaaaccctaatcccaacaataacgaccttaacccctacccagccctaactttaaccataagtaaccaaaagtacaagacttttggcatttttagttttttgattgaattcagagatctttgtggggacccaaaaaatggtccccacaatgtcaagaAACAAAGTAATATAGACCtaacccacaaacacacacacacacaagcaatgCATGTTCTTATCTCCAGACCAGTGGCTCTCCGCAGTggcagaaaaaagaaaagtgaCCCATCGTTTAACTCGGCAGCATAATCGACAGAGACTGAGCGACTGTAACCGATCCGGCTGAGGGCTCAGCTGCACCAGTTCTGTATCTGTTCCTGTTCCGCATCGCCGACGGGATGGGGGTGTAATGTGGGCCCAGTCGCCGCACCTCAAACGCGAGAAAATCAGGGTGTAGCAGGAGGTCCGTGTTCAGCCACCGGCACCAAAGACACGCCACATTCCTGTCACGCTTGCGTTGGAGTCCGAAGTGGATCTCGGGACTAAAGTGGCGAAGCTCCtttttcagcccccccccaacccccgacAGCTACCTGGCTGGCCTTACCCCTGTCGTGCATCACCACCCCGAAGTGTGTGCTGGAGCTGTCACGCTCCTGGGACTTCTCAGGCACAGCCAGGAAGGGCACCTTCGAGGGACTCTTGCTGGAGGGGGCGTTCcgttctgggggtgggggggggtcactgtgaATACTCATCATTGATGATGATCAAAATCTGTGtgtcctcccccccaccctcacagtAACCGGTAACAAGCGTGTCCTACCCCCACCCTCACAGTAACCGGTGACAGGCGTGTCCTTCCCCCACCCTCACAGTAACCGGTAACAAGCGTgtcctacccccacccccacagtaaCCGGCAACAGGGgtgtcctccccccaccctcacagTAACCGGTGACAGGCgtgtcctccccccaccctcacagTAACCGGTGATAGGCGTGCCCCTGGGCTGTACTGACCCCTGCTGGTGCGGAAGGTGAGCATGGCCggctgcccatccccccccgcACTCCGTGCCACCATCAGCACCTCGTACAGGCTGGACGGCTCCAGGTCCGAGAGCCGCAGGCTCTTCTCGCTGCCAGGAACACGGATCGTATGCCAGCTGCCTGCCACGTTGGTTTGATCGTCCAGCTGCGtaacgtacacacacacacacacacacacacacacacacacacacacacacacacacacacacacacagtgacccTCAGATCCTATAGCCAgttgataccccccccccccccaggctatCAGAGTTCCCACCTACTCCATAAATACACATTTGCCCGGCACTGTTCCTATCATTGCAGTCTATTTACATGCACTGTTCGCTTGTAttatttgttattgttgttatcaTCATTGTTGTGTAGTGTTTTTTATAGTACTTtaaattgttttattcttttattcaATTCATCCTTATATATGCTCCCCTCAGTATTTAGTGTTCAGTGTTTGTCGTTTCTCAGCTGCTCCCTGTTCTGGCTGTATACTGCTCCATGTGTGAAATGACAAAGTGATCCGACACCCTCAATGTGGGCTGTCAATTCAAACGGCTGTTACGTGCCAGTTTGATGGCAGTATGACTGGGATCCAGGGCCTCTGCCCCCGAACTCGACGAAGTGACAGAACAGCCCAGCTCCCTCCATCTGCAGCTCGGATGGCTGACAGATGTTTCGGTTGGACGTGAGAGCTCGTACCTTACGGTAGCGGACGAAGTAAGCGTGGATGGGGCGTCCCCAGGCTctccccggccgccactgcaGGTCATACGCatcatgcctgtgtgtctggggggggcTTGTGATGATGGGAGCCTCTGGGGTGGGCAGGTCGCTCGGTCTTTCAGCGGGCGTGTCCACCTCGTACGACGGCCCTTCCTCCTGGCCCGGTGGCTCCTCCCCTTCGTCGTTTTGGACGGGGCTGTTGGGAAGCGGCGTGCTCGACGTGGGACCCACCGTGCTGCTGGCCGGAGGCCCTGTCAGGGTCGACGTTAGAATCTAAGCCGCGTGTTCAGAGTCTGATCGTACGCAAAGGAATGAAGTATCATTTTACTTTCATAGCGTCTAATTAAAATGGGCAACCAGCTTCCAAAAACAACTACTTCTACAGGAGCCCTCAGTTCAGAAAGCAAACAGCCTTTAAAAACGCAGATAAAGGCGCAGAGAATGTAATGATTTCAGAGTCAGCCTGACGTCCTCTTCGGCAACAGCGGTCAGCTTCACGTGGGAGAAATTTAATTAACGGCAAAACATCTCACTGCCACACAGAGCCTCGGCCTGCCGTGCGGAGTGCCGTAAAACCTTCATGCGGGAATTCTCCGCAGTCTGGGAACTCCATTAGGTCCGAAGGCTCCGGCAGCTGAACGGGCAGAGCCCCGAAGGGGCAGGTCTGAAggtgggggccgggggggtAATTGAATTTTCAAACCTCGGTATTTAAACCAACAAGGACAAATGTAGAGGAAGGAGGGTCGGCACACTGGGACTGGATGCAGATTGATGAGGGGGGGTCTTTCTCAGCGTTAGCTGGTTGGGGGTGGAGAGAGGGGGTCACACAAACTCTAAACACCGGCCATTAACATGCTGGGATGAATCCAGCCCCTACACACACTCCTCTGCATTCAGGGATGTATCTGCACAcactcctctgccccccccagctcgGGGCTGGACAGAGCACAGGGCCTGCGCTGTGATTTATCACACGTTCATGCAGGGTCATGGAGGAGTCAGAgctacagcagaaaaaaaaaacagccatcgCTTGCGAAGGTGAGAGAAAGACTGAAAAGAAGATTAGGAACAAAAGCAGCAGCAGTAACGGAGGCAACAGCGTACCCACGAAGAGAGATGCCTCGGCCGTTACGGAGCCCAGCTTGTTGGAGGCCTCGCATGTGTACTTTCCCGCTTGGGCCACACTCACAGCCTGGATGAAGAGTAAACTGCTGCCCGGCCGAGACACAATGACGTAGGGGGAGACGTCAGGAAAGGCCCTGGTCGTGGCCTCTACCGGCTGGAGGAGGCGGGACGGGTGGCTGGCGATGGGTCCGGCCGCATTGTACCAGTGAATGACAGGCAGAGGTTGGCCACTTGCATTGCAGGACAGGGACACCGGGGCCCCCTCCAGAAAGTGCCCTCCTGAAGGGGGCGCCCAAATCTGTGGCCTGGAGCTCAGagctaaaaaaaataagacaCATAAACACAACCCGAAATGTTTCACTTTACCTGGTAAATGAGGCACCTCTTAGTCAAACCCCATTTTCACTGTTAGTGTTGATGTGGTTACTGAATGGTCACTGCAGGGGAACCcgtgtggtttaatgtacctgCCCCCCCTTTACCATTAAGCACCCcgcagacaggcagagcatTCCAGGCTTTCTGGGAACGGGTGTGCTAGCAGACAGAGGCCCTGCTTTCCGTCatattcccccccccacacacattccACCTCATCCCCGGCAGCTCCCACAAGCCTCACTGAACCACCAGCCTGCCAGCAAAAGCTCAGTTTGACCAAAGGTTTATACTGTCAATGTGAAAACCTTCCTTATCAGGTTTGCACATATTTAAGGATGTGAAAAAAAACAGGTGAAATGCTCGGTGCATCTCCATTGGCTGATTTAAGGCTGATTTATTCTTCTGCGTAGAATCTACTCCATTGGTAGCCACATACCCTATGTCATAGTCTGACTCTCACCTTCCCAGAAATGTAATTACTGGCGTCAGAGTATGACACAGGATGGGGTACGCATAGGGTATGCAGCCACGTGACTACTGATTTACACTGAAGGAATTCAAACCTCTGTCTAAGGGTATAGCAGCACATCTCCCGGTCGTGACCCAATAACCTTCAGGTCCTTCACCACTACAACACTTTCTGATCCATCATGTAAACGGTGCATGCGGCTGTTATCTATGTTGATGCACAGAGAGCATATAGCCGCTATCATCCCCTGTGCTGAAACATGCAAAGGGCGAGCCTATACATTGTCCCAATTCTCACCTGAGAGGATGGAGAGTCTGCCAGTCGACTGGGCAGATCCAATCCCGTTGTCCACCAGGCACTGGAACATCCCCTGGTCCTCACCGGAGGCATTAGAGACATGGAGGGAGGAGCCAAAGATCTGGAGGCGGGCCGATGGCATGATTGGGGCGGAGTTGAACAGCCATGTGATATTGGGAGAGGGGTTTCCCTTTGTCACACAAGTGAAGACGACTGAAGACCCAACAGGCACTGATTGGTCGGTCAGGCCTTGTGTCACGGAGGCGGGTTCTGTTGAGGAGACATGAGCCGGTAACTGACATGATGCTTACAGGAACAGGAGGAGAGGACCAGGATCGACTCGCATCTTGCACCTTGAACGACGATGGTGTAGTTTGCCGTGACCATGCCCCCCGTGCGGCTGCTGGCAGAGCACTGGTATGTCCCGCTGTCACTCGGACCCACACCCATCAGCAGCAGGTTGTTTAGCACCATCCTGTGGCTAGACCCCATCGCCACTTCCTGTCCATCTTTGGTCCAGCGGACCTGAGGAGCCTGACTTCCTTCCAGGATGCACTCCAGGGTGATGTCATTAGACTGCTGGACCACGAGCGTCTGGGGGACCAGGGGGTGGATGAGCCGCAGAGGGGAGAGCCCCCGGGGTTCTACAGCATGGGAGGGAGGGCGGGCACAGAACACAGGGCAGTTCAGCCACCAATCATGGCataacccacccaccccccccaactgaCCCGTGCCCTCACACTCACGCCTGACAGCGAGTTTGGTGCCGTGGGTCTCCAGCCTCGTCTCCTGAGTCACAGGGTTGTAGGCCCCGCACTTGTACACCccctggtggtggggggaggcCGACGCAATCTGAAGGTTCCCCGACGGAAGGATTAAATATTCATCTGCAGAAAATTCCATCGGGTGacaagttcatcagtcagtacgtttacatgcacagcaAAGTCCAGCTACATTTATAGTGCGGCTACGCCACTCCACTGTGATAGGTGGCcatatggctcctttcagcctgttagtattgggctttttccAGTTGACCCATTACGTCACAgacatattaataataatggttGTGCGGACAAATGAAGCgacacaagctttaattgcaatctggtcagaagaacagatacagCAAGATCAGAatagcataacaagaaataaagtattttgtataatatactatgacagcACGGTATTGgaattttttcaaatattgcaatgtaaatTTGTAGTAATAAATATcggggtatttatgaaacaaaaaaaggagCTCGACAT is part of the Paramormyrops kingsleyae isolate MSU_618 chromosome 17, PKINGS_0.4, whole genome shotgun sequence genome and encodes:
- the LOC111841453 gene encoding cell adhesion molecule-related/down-regulated by oncogenes-like, yielding MDTLWTLLYAALCLSQAPPFSCTDTSLSFRLEPLSVVQRPGGLVLLRCAARQPTALLSWLFQGRPLDSGSAGGALRLRPGLLTLPSLQHSQAGRYQCVARTETGTIASRLARVTVAEMADFAESRRRAVTVEQGGAVLIACLMPPSTPPALPRLRVRGEWLEQSTDEYLILPSGNLQIASASPHHQGVYKCGAYNPVTQETRLETHGTKLAVRQPRGLSPLRLIHPLVPQTLVVQQSNDITLECILEGSQAPQVRWTKDGQEVAMGSSHRMVLNNLLLMGVGPSDSGTYQCSASSRTGGMVTANYTIVVQEPASVTQGLTDQSVPVGSSVVFTCVTKGNPSPNITWLFNSAPIMPSARLQIFGSSLHVSNASGEDQGMFQCLVDNGIGSAQSTGRLSILSALSSRPQIWAPPSGGHFLEGAPVSLSCNASGQPLPVIHWYNAAGPIASHPSRLLQPVEATTRAFPDVSPYVIVSRPGSSLLFIQAVSVAQAGKYTCEASNKLGSVTAEASLFVGPPASSTVGPTSSTPLPNSPVQNDEGEEPPGQEEGPSYEVDTPAERPSDLPTPEAPIITSPPQTHRHDAYDLQWRPGRAWGRPIHAYFVRYRKLDDQTNVAGSWHTIRVPGSEKSLRLSDLEPSSLYEVLMVARSAGGDGQPAMLTFRTSRERNAPSSKSPSKVPFLAVPEKSQERDSSSTHFGVVMHDRVPEAPDRPTISMATESSVYVTWIPRANGGSPITAFRVEYRQQNRGATWLVAADNISPLKLSVEVPDLEPGSSYRFRVIALNMYGESPHSAPSRPYQVSSASPPLTVRPVAGPHISSTDAISDTQIMLRWTYTPSSNNNTPIQGFYIYYRPTDSDNDSDYKREVVEGNKESHLIGQLQPETSYDIKMQCFNDGGESEYSNVMICETKARQAPGAPPEHPITPSGPYLPAASMPAGGLLYLIVGGVLAIMVFILLVFIVMCLWRNRQQRTVHKFDPNGYLYQPPEMNGHMMEYTTLPNGGHSNGYGHGGSLPPPACHHLHHKLPNGVTLLNGSPAHYPHDHAHSHQPPSGGRVYVPSQPESVDCTSCQNFCNNNRCYTKANGAFPGGTHPIVHRASPCAQDGLELLPLAHMSPPTNGPDSQWHVREGDRGSVGEPDEAQATLPSSQNSCCQSSKEGERGSRCGGADDPLRCWESRDLPKLDQSGCAGRHLQAAE